The stretch of DNA CTCTACCTGCTCCGTCTCATTCATACAGAGACAAGtgcacacacctgtacacacactgacatctcGACATTGTTTGCACATGCGGAGTACTGAAATGTAAACAGGTTGAAGTGCCGCACATACAcccacacgctcacacacacacacacacacacacacacacacacacacatgcacacacacacgcacacgaaaccccccccccccccccccccccacagaTTCTTTGTCATCAACACTTGCAGCACGGCAAAGGGCAACGGAAAGGTTACAAGCGTGAGTTAGTGGAAAGGTCGAGTTAAAGGTCctgctttattttcctcctctctgtctgtccgttGTCTGCCGGTTAAGGAGCGCTTTCCaatgagacaggcagagagggagacacagaggaaacgagaggaaatgagaaatgtTTAGTTGACCTTATTTTGATCTTTGCCTCTCAAAGAGGATTAATGCTTAAATGATGCTGTTTAAAAGGATGCcacatttgaaaaagaaaagagagacatcACTGGACGaagcctcttcctcttccaccacaaaaaaaaaaaaaagtcatgatgTAGTCGTAAAGGTCACGCTGTCATGGATCTTGCATTGCATGGGTACTGTACATTAAAAGGAGAGGTTTTGACAGTAAAATGATCCGCTAAAGTGGTGTGGAAATCCACCCATGGAGTGGTTCATAATTACTTTCTCTATGCATCCATCTTCATGTTTGCGTTTCTGACTGGCTTTGCACTTGAATGTCAGATTTGGCCAGATTTAGTTGGATTTGCATCAACTTTTGATTTAAAATAGAAGTCCTGACATGTACAACATTTGTGGTGAGCAGATCTCATTCAAGTtgtaatgtataatgtataagTGGGTTATTGTAGGATAGACCCACATATGCCTGCCTCCATCAGACTTAATACTAACTAATATTTAACCCAAAAAGACTTGTAACGCATTTCTGTTGGTTGATGAGATTTTGCAATATCTATTTTTGGCATGTATGTCGCCTTTTACTGGTCAAACTTGCCTCAAACACAAGGAGATGTGCTACAGTGGGATTGATTGAGATTAAACTTACTGTAAATGCAACCGTTTTTTGAGTGAAGTGACTTTTCCAGCACAAGAACATTTACAGACCGATTCTAGTCTAATTTGCCCAGACTAGCTAACCTTTACATGGAGCTGTGggtcagtttataatcctgggTAGATGGAATATTTATCTGGGTATTTAAATTGGTTCATGCAGAGAACAATGGTTACTACTTAAAATTTTTAGTAATAACCCCAAAATTATAATGCTACCCACCAGGCAAATTTTGTTAAATATGAAACGGGAGTGATGGCCTCAATTGCTACCATTATGCAAACTTTTCCATCGCCAGCATAGAATCTGCATATGAATGCGTATTGaaatgaaaattctgaaaatgtggTTTCTTCAACGCCCGTTCAGAATTGTGTCCTTATTTCTTCCAGAGCTCATCCGTGTCGCCCTCGGCCAGTTTCCGTGCCGGAGAGAAACACCGGAGCTCAAGCGATTTCTCGTCCGACAGCAAGAAACAGAAGACGGACGACAAGGAGCTGGCCTCTACGCGCTATGTGAGTGACTACGCAGTTACTGTTTTCTAACTACATTAAATAGAAGTAGACTTTTTAAAATGCCCTCTAAAGCAGGTCTGCTTGATTACATTTTGTACAGTTGAGAGAGCCAGGAAATACAGGAGACATACAggaatatattaaaaaaaagtaccGAAATACCTGATACCTGTCGGgaaatgcacttttttgtttgcccctccctccttggaggtcagaggtcggggtcagctgcacaacaacaccTCTGGAGCTGGTCGGGACTCAGTGTCTTGCTTAAAGACACTCAGCAGGGCAGATTATTGGGATTCAAACCAGTCATAAGTCACCAAAAACAggtccaagtcaagtctcaagtctttaAGCCAGAGTCCACAGAACCTACATGAGGCATATATTCAGGTGTATAGGTGTGTCTCAGTGTTAAAGAACAATATATACTTTTGAGCGcataaatgggaaaaaaaaaaactaaagcaaaacaaacaaacaaataaacaactcaCAGTCTACTAAGTGTCGAGACAGTTCCTTGTAAGCCATGTGACACTTGATGGTGTTGCACTCAAATTTGTCTCAACAGCTTTGCTTGCCTGTGTTGTCCAGAAATCTGCTAGAAGAAGACATTCCCTCAAGGCGAAAAGATGCAAAACAACATTCTGAATGTTAAACTCTACATAAATTTTGACTAGTGACtataatttaattacatttttctcagtaactgtaactgattactgtcacatttattatgtaatttaattatATCTAACTCATTACTCCCCAACACTGTTCAGGAGTTCTGATTTATGAGTCTGAGTCAAGTTGGGAGTCATAAGGGACAAATTAAGTCTGATGTCTGCTCGGATGTCACTTAAGTACGACTCGAGAGCCTGTCTCTGATTCAAacctgctgtttgctgtttgctgtatgTTAAGCAACTTATCCCACTGAGACACCAGGGGCGCTCAAGAATGAGACAAATcttttcacgttttttttttctttatctgttcTTTGCTCGGGAATTGACAGGAGATGTGACAAAGGTCCAAGGTCAGATTTGACCAGGGAATGAATGTGGTCTGTTTACTCTGCAAGATTATTCACCGCCCAAATTTCAACTCCTTTGTAGccagaataaaacaaaaggaTGAAAAATCATCAACAAAATTTTTACTCTCACTTGATTATGTGCATGTAATTCCTTGTTGTGTTCTGCTGTCCATTTTACCATGACTTgcatttgaaattatttgaaaagAATGTCAGAATCCAGATCTGATTTGATGAAGTGTTATGTTGCATTTGCCAGCTATCTAGAGAAAGTTTTGGCTAAGTGTGTGACGGTTTATCTGGCTTGCCCCGGTGGCTCGCTACGTAGATCATGTGCCGTGTGCTGCTGGGGATCGTTTGGCTGTGATGGCTGGGTTCAGGTCCCGCTcaggctctttgctgcatgtcgttccctctctctgccctttctgtcctctctctctctattgtccaaaaaaaaaaaagagaaagaaaacataatTTACAACAGAACATTtaactgatttcttttttccctctttctgtgtatttatatgAGCTACAATGTGGTAAGGGTATAAACTCCATTGTCCAACATTTGGTAATGGAAAAATGGTCGAATTCCATGCAGTATTTGTATTTTGGTGTCTTAGGATCCGATAATGGATAGGCCGTAAAACAAGACATgaacataaaattaattcatttattcactgtAGTTTCTTTACATCCAATAGTGGTATTTCCATTTTGAGCAGAGTACTTTGCAGATgtggtttttcttttcttttcttttcttttgttttcttttttttttttaaacatttgtttatttgaattttgtgaaaatatttgCTATCAGCATAGCTATACAAATGTATAAAACCAGCTCcgtccccctccctccctttgccCCTGACATCTTATCTTGTCCCttctttttcatgcttttattgcAAGAAGTTTATGATTCAGTGCAAACATACCACGAGTACCCGATATATTTTCATGTCCTTGCAGTAactatttctttatattttatacaCCTAGTGACACGAAACAGAAGAATGGCCACATATCTCACCCACTTCCAACGTGCAAGCCAATGTTTTTTATACTCTGCTTCTGCATTTCTTCATCTCTAGAGGTTATTTCTGAGGTTTTCTGTGCCATTACATTCAGTCTTTGAATTGATGTACTTAAGGGCTTTAGCCAATTCCCAGTTATTTGCTTCATTCTTCATAATTAAACGGAAAAAGAGAATAATTCAAAAGGAAGGGAATAGTGTGAGGAGTTGTTACAAAGTAAGTAGTACACAACAGCATCAGAAAATGTTGTATCACTATCAAGGGACATGGAGACGTACATACTTTGAATAGAAGTTAAATGACAAACACATGTCTTTACAAACTGCGTGTATTTCTCATGTCCTTCACAGGAAAGTGATGGAGAGAAGAGCGATGACAACTTGGTCGTGGATGTCTCCAATGAGGTACGACAGTTTGTGGGCTCGCAGTGAAATGTGTCACCATAATCAGCTAAATTCATCCGTCTTACTCTCTCATCTTCGCCTCCGCTCACCGCAGGACCCGGTCTCTCCTAGAGGAAGTCCTGCCCACTCCCCTCGGGAGAACGGATTGGACAAGAGTCGCCTGTTAAAGAAAGACCCGCCCCTGAGTCCCTCCTCCATTGCCTCCTCCAGTAGCACACCTTCATCCAAATCCAAAGAGATTAATATGGTGAGTCATACGGATAATAATAGCCTCCTGCTCTTCTTTTTTCATCCTTCTTAGGGGTTTTTTGTAGTGTGAGAGATACAGAAAAACGTCAAAATGAGAAGTAATCAGTGTAACAAGGTTTAGAAGAGACTGATGGTTTGGTGCAAAAGAAGCAAAAGTGACATTTTGGCTTGTTCAGCTGTGTTTCATTGTAAATTAATATATCTATGATGataaacaaaatttaaatacCCAGGAATTTCAAAGGCTAGTGAGAACCCTGCATTAAATTTGGTAGCTGTGTCAGTTTTCTTCTCTTAATCTCTGTAAATGTATGAATGGTTCCAATTCTAAGCTTTgattgaaaaaagaaatgatccAAAGTTTTGTTCTTGCTCCACTGTAAAATAAGGAAAAGGTCACTTGGGGCTCCTCTGCCTGAAACCTTTGAAGTTCCTGGCAGGATTCGTTGCTGCTGCACTGGGATATTTGCTCCGTCTGATGTGAAGGATTAGACCTCTGTCCAGACAGATTCAGTCCTGTAGTGAGTAAGGCTGCTTTTTTTGGTCCAGAATGAGAAGTCCAGTACGCCTGTGTCCAAGTCCAGCACTCCCACCCCGCGCTCTGATGCCCCCACCCCCAGCAGCACCTCCACCCCGGGCCTGAGGCCTGCACCCGGCAAACCTCCAGGAGTCGAGTCCCTGGGTGAGCCTCACATCACAGTCactgttggttttttttttttcagtttcacagaGTTCAAAATATCCTCTGTGTCTATCCATGAAATACCAGATGCATTCGATTAATATACTGGTCATTTGGGGTGAGACAATGCACTTTGTGAGCATGTAAGCCtttaaatatctgtaaaatgtcaGTTTAAATTGTACAATTTTGTTCCGAAGAAAGAAACTTCACTAAAGAAACTCATAAAATGATTGACAGCTTCagctgtggtattttttttttttttttttttttttttttgaagattagtAGTGAACAAAATGATAATCCCTTTTACATTGTGGATCCTCTGTAATTCAGAGGTACTGAATGTAGTcagtgtgatgattttttttattcaaaaggGACATGTAGCGTGTTTAAAAGAGCTCTTCAATGGAGCAGGATGAATAAATGTTCCACTGTGACGGGTCAGGAAATATTCTCTCTCTACTTGCACCTGAACATTTTGTGTGTGGAGACctaacaagcaaaacaaaacacgcCAATTGAAGACACTTGACTTCCGCAACCAACAAGCTGGGGAGCAGGGAAACTGATCAGAGACACTGACCAGCAGATGGATCAACACAAATCAACAATATCCATACTGACACTTGCAATAAGCATTTAAACTCAATGTAAAAAATCAGTTTCAAGTATTGGGCAGGTGTACTACGTTTAAAGAGAATGTGAAATTTGTAAGAAACACGATTCCCTGACAACTGCTGAACTTGGCCTTGATGATAACTGatttaacaaaaacataatttctgtctgcctgttacTTTATTGTATGTCGACCCAAATTAGATCACTGGTATGAACCCTGGCTGTCAAAAGCAGTCAATATTTGGAGAAATATGACATGACACACTTGCATCAGACAGCATTTTGTCTTCCAGTCCCTGGTCTGCGTACGCCGTTGGCCGTGCCCTGCTCCTACCCAGGTCCGTTTGGCATGGTGCCCCATCCTGGTATGAATGGAGAGCTGAGTGGAGCGGGAGCGGCCTACACCGGCCTCCACAACATTTCTCCACAGATGAGCgcagtggctgctgctgctgtggcagcTTATGGACGCACACAAGTGgtacccatacacacacacacacacacacatacacatacacacagtttacAGCCTGCACATACACAGTGTATAGTATCCACCATACACTCCAACAGTCAGTGTCAGGCAACTGGCTGGTAAATTTAATAAACGTACCTGTGCATTTTAACTTATGCTGTCCGGGTTCATACGGTCATGGAAAACTTGGAAAAGTCAGCAAGTGTGAAACTATGATTTCCAGGCCCTGGAAAACCTATGGGAAAATATAATttcacaaaagtcttgaaaaagTCATGGAAATCTGGTTAAATCATCTCTGGCAAGATTAATAAgattaatgaattaaaaagcaaaaaaaggagGGTGAGGGTGAAATCACTGTTGGGGTTGGTTAAGATTTCtgttgtgtatttatgttttgtgtgtatttatcttttgtattaatgtttttgtttttcagcttggATTGGgatttaaaaatagaaaaacatatCTCGGTGAATGTCTGTTACTCATGTGTTCTGGAGTTATTACAGTACTTGAACTGCAGACTGATTTCCACATATATTTCCACATATTCCCGTATTTAGTTAAAACACCTTTTCAATGACAACTCTTAAAAACAGTATCTTTTGGTCACGGAAATTGAGCAAAAATTTATAGAGAAGTAATGGGAAAGTCATTGAAAATCATtactaaaaatgtgtgtgaagccTCTGCCGGCCAAAATAATTGATAAATAAACATGTACATTTTGTCAAAGTTTGACTGACAGTCAGAGAGTGTGCTGTggtcagcagagaggagcttgAGAGAAGGTTAAGACCAAAGGCAGTATATAACCAAGGCATTCAGATGTTAAAACACCAGTACCAGCATGGTGGTAACCCTTATTGATTTATCAGCCAAATAATTTAATCAGCACTTGGAGCTTGGTAGATGTTAATTTTGGACCTTGCCgacaaaatgcacaaactgTGTTGAgtcttcttctatttatttggtcattttaatcatttttgttttcagtcaacTTGTGATGACTGATTGAAGTCTTCTCAAATCACATGAACCCCTCATTACTGTGTATTCCTGATTCAAAATAATATTTCCTCCGTCATTATGTGATTTTGGTCAGAAACCCACTGGAATTAATTTATTGcaaccacagagagacagactgctTGTGACAGTTTTCTAATCTCCGCAGCCCAAACACCACGGACAAGCAAATACCACACACAATGAGGTACATGATTGCTGTGCCTCccttttacatttaaatatatttgcGCAGTTCACAGGGGGTACAGGACACAGTGCTGGTAGCCATCATGTTTGACAGACAGTTCTGAATGGAggaacaaaataaatcactcGCACTTGGAACCATCATTGGTTTCCAGCCAAGCTTATCTGGATTCATGCATGATGGAGTCAGAGCTGGTAGGCATTTAACCTTTGTTTGGTTAGACAGCACCTTTGTGGTTTATGGTGCATTCAGTCAAGAAAACATTGGAGCTCACGATATGTGCAAACTGCAAAAGCCAGTGTTACTTTATCTCTTATTTTTGAAGGTCAGCACACTGTATGGTTAATTTTAATACAGACATGTCACTTGCCGCCAAACTGACTCTTGGAATGCCTTTCTAGTGTGACGGAACTGAAAATATTAAATCAGCACACACCTCACCTACACACATCGGTTATCAGTCGCATCAGGATGTTTACAGCTCCggggttgtgtgtgcatgtgcaggcaGATGTGGGCGAGTTTGTGTGAGGTTAAATTACTGGCAAATTGTGTCACTCGTCCCATTCTGCAGGTGGGATTTGATCCTCATCACCACATACGTGTCCCTGGCCTTCCTCCCAACCTGTCAGGCATTCCTGGCGGTAAACCGTGCGTATCCCTCTCCTAGTTCTCAATTGGTGCAAATATgctaaggaaaaaaatgaacatattccttctttatttttacattctCCTGTCTTTGTGTTTACCATCTCTATCCTTCCCACTGCCGTCTCTTGCcccattttctcccttttgtcCCTTTCCTCCAGAGCCTACTCCTTTCACGTGAGTGCTGATGGACAAATGCAGCCTGTGCCTTTCCCCCCTGATGCATTGATAGGCCCTGGCATCCCGCGCCATGCACGCCAGATCAATACTCTCAGCCACGGGGAGGTGGTGTGTGCTGTCACCATCAGTAACCCAACACGTCACGTCTACACCGGCGGCAAGGGCTGTGTCAAGGTGTGGGACATCAGTCACCCGGGCAACAAGACCCCTGTGTCCCAGCTGGACTGCCttgtgagtcacacacacacacacacatcgctcTGATGGCAATCTGAGCCAATAATAAATGCACTATGCACTATATTCTGTGTTCCCTGCCAATCCcataaatataattaaattgtaAAAAGGGGCATGGAGATTATGCAACTCGCTGCTTGCATTATGTGGTGCTTTGAATCAAGTCATTCATgattgttaaataaaatattgtgccgATCTAACAGAAAACTATGAATTATAACCTATTTGCAgtaattgttttttaataattctgttgtctgttttttttcacatttcagtaGAAAACAGATCAAATCACATCATTAGCATGAATCATGGTTTataaaactcaaaactgaattgaattgttcCAAAAAGTCATTCTTAAGTTGAATTGCCAAATAGTGAATCATATTTGAATCGTGTCATATCGTATTGAATTTAATCTCTGTAAAATCATAAATTCACACAACTCCTAGTGTGGATGTAGGTCGGTTCAGGAATGTTATAGGTAAATTGTGAATGGTTTTGAGGGTACATTTGTTTCAGAATTTAAGATACCAgtcaaattaagttaaaaattAATCTGCTACTACTAACCTGTGATTACTGGTAacagtaacattttttattttatttgataaattgttTCACCACAATAATGCaatcctgtatgtgtgtgtgtgtgtctgtgtgtgtgtgtgtgtgtgtgtgtgtgtctgtctgtctgtctgtcacatcaGAACAGAGATAACTACATCCGCTCTTGTCGACTACTTCCGGATGGCCGGACTCTCATTGTGGGGGGAGAGGCGAGTACTTTGTCTATCTGGGATTTGGCCACGCCCACTCCACGGATTAAGGCGGAGCTAACTTCATCAGCGCCTGCATGCTACGCTTTGGCCATCAGCCCCGACTCCAAGGTCtgcttctcctgctgctccGATGGAAACATTGCTGTGTGGGACCTTCACAACCAGACCCTGGTTAGGTATGTACCTGGGagtgtgatgagtgtgtgtgtgtgtgtgtgtgtgtgtgtgtgtgtgtctgcatgcatgtgtgtgattgtggaAACAACACATATTTTGTCCACATATTGACTTTATCTAGCCATGTAAATTTCACTCATATCCTCAGACTCTAGAAGAATTTGACTGGGAGACTGGAAAAGTCAGTcttctgtattatttttattttttagctaGTGCAACTCAAAAAGaagatctgctttttttttttttttttttttttttttactggcgtCATGTGCAGCTTTTACACAGTTACAACCACATTCATGTTTCCAGCACTCACCTGCTTGGAGGGAAGTcaaataatatcttttttttttttttttttttttttttttttgaaatgggtgaactattcctttaaacaaGTGGTTCTCTTCAATGTATAAAGACCAAAGAGTTATGCAGGTTTTCATGCAGCATCTCCTCTTTGGTCGAAGGTGTGTGAACCAGTGAGATTAGCTCATGTGGAGtttatttggaaaataaaacctAAATAAGCTTGGATGTGCATTGTGTTTAACTGATTACTGCTGATTTAAACTCCTTGGTCTTTCTGAATAATTGCTCCTTTGTGTTTTCAAGTCCTCTGTGATGCATTTGTCATAATATCTACCGTTTAAATTATGATTTCAAAAGACAAGGATAAGCATGTTTGCATTGGATCTTGCAATTAATCTCAACAGAGCCAAGATTCACTGTGAGAACCACACATCAGGTCCAAACAGGGAGTGCTGAAATCAATAACACAAAACCAGTTGAAACAGCTGGGAAAATGAACATCTGTATGTAAAAACTGATTTACTGAAGTCAAGCCGACGGCCTGGATCTCAAATTTTGAAGGCACGTTCTCTTTGCTTGTTTTCCTCACAAGTTTGTTCTCTCCCAGCTCAGCTT from Myripristis murdjan chromosome 9, fMyrMur1.1, whole genome shotgun sequence encodes:
- the LOC115364812 gene encoding transducin-like enhancer protein 4 isoform X2; the protein is MIRDLSKMYPPARHPIPHQPGQPFKFTVTESCDRIKEEFQFLQAQYHSLKLECEKLASEKTEMQRHYVMYYEMSYGLNIEMHKQAEIVKRLNAICAQVIPFLSQEHQQQVVQAVERAKQVTMAELNAIIGQQLQAQHLSHGHAIPVPLTPHPAGLQPPLPPGAGTASLLALSSALSHQLPLKDERKHHDNNSEHQRDRDSVKSSSVSPSASFRAGEKHRSSSDFSSDSKKQKTDDKELASTRYESDGEKSDDNLVVDVSNEDPVSPRGSPAHSPRENGLDKSRLLKKDPPLSPSSIASSSSTPSSKSKEINMNEKSSTPVSKSSTPTPRSDAPTPSSTSTPGLRPAPGKPPGVESLVPGLRTPLAVPCSYPGPFGMVPHPGMNGELSGAGAAYTGLHNISPQMSAVAAAAVAAYGRTQVVGFDPHHHIRVPGLPPNLSGIPGGKPAYSFHVSADGQMQPVPFPPDALIGPGIPRHARQINTLSHGEVVCAVTISNPTRHVYTGGKGCVKVWDISHPGNKTPVSQLDCLNRDNYIRSCRLLPDGRTLIVGGEASTLSIWDLATPTPRIKAELTSSAPACYALAISPDSKVCFSCCSDGNIAVWDLHNQTLVRQFQGHTDGASCIDISNDGTKLWTGGLDNTVRSWDLREGRQLQQHDFTSQIFSLGYCPTGEWLAVGMENSNVEVLHVTKPDKYQLHLHESCVLSLRFAHCGKWFVSTGKDNLLNAWRTPYGASIFQSKESSSVLSCDISVDDKYIVTGSGDKKATVYEVIY
- the LOC115364812 gene encoding transducin-like enhancer protein 4 isoform X1 translates to MIRDLSKMYPPARHPIPHQPGQPFKFTVTESCDRIKEEFQFLQAQYHSLKLECEKLASEKTEMQRHYVMYYEMSYGLNIEMHKQAEIVKRLNAICAQVIPFLSQEHQQQVVQAVERAKQVTMAELNAIIGQQQLQAQHLSHGHAIPVPLTPHPAGLQPPLPPGAGTASLLALSSALSHQLPLKDERKHHDNNSEHQRDRDSVKSSSVSPSASFRAGEKHRSSSDFSSDSKKQKTDDKELASTRYESDGEKSDDNLVVDVSNEDPVSPRGSPAHSPRENGLDKSRLLKKDPPLSPSSIASSSSTPSSKSKEINMNEKSSTPVSKSSTPTPRSDAPTPSSTSTPGLRPAPGKPPGVESLVPGLRTPLAVPCSYPGPFGMVPHPGMNGELSGAGAAYTGLHNISPQMSAVAAAAVAAYGRTQVVGFDPHHHIRVPGLPPNLSGIPGGKPAYSFHVSADGQMQPVPFPPDALIGPGIPRHARQINTLSHGEVVCAVTISNPTRHVYTGGKGCVKVWDISHPGNKTPVSQLDCLNRDNYIRSCRLLPDGRTLIVGGEASTLSIWDLATPTPRIKAELTSSAPACYALAISPDSKVCFSCCSDGNIAVWDLHNQTLVRQFQGHTDGASCIDISNDGTKLWTGGLDNTVRSWDLREGRQLQQHDFTSQIFSLGYCPTGEWLAVGMENSNVEVLHVTKPDKYQLHLHESCVLSLRFAHCGKWFVSTGKDNLLNAWRTPYGASIFQSKESSSVLSCDISVDDKYIVTGSGDKKATVYEVIY